The stretch of DNA ACCCCTAGCCTCTCTCCAGACACCCTGCGGGTTACTCTCCCGAGCGATGCTCTATTTCAGACCAATGACGCACGATTGGTCGATGGGGCCGAAACGTTGCTCGATGATATTGCCACGGAGCTGCAAACCTATCCCACGGCTACGATCCGTATCGGCGTTCACACCGCTCCTACCCCAGACAGCACGGACGGTCTGCCGCTATCCTTTGCGCGATCGCAACAGATTCGTGATGTCTTAGCGCCCCAGCTCGGCCCTAGCTATCGCCTGGTGGCGATCGGCTATGGTTCGACTCGTCCGCTGATCCTGTCCACGGATCTGTCTGCCCAGCAGCGCAACCGCCGCGTTGAAATCACCATTGATCCCCGCCCATGAAGATCGTGTTTTTTGGTACGCCTGACTTTGCCGTGCCTAGCCTAGCGCGCCTCCTGCAGCATCCCGACCTGCAAGTTTGTGGCGTTGTCACCCAGCCTGATAAGCGTCGAGGGCGCGGCAAGAGCCTCTCTCCCTCTGCCGTCAAAGCCTTGGCGGTGGAGCATCAGCTTCCGGTTTGGCAACCCCGCCGCCTCAAAAAAGATCCCCAAACCCTAGGTGAGCTAGCGGCTCTCAACGCCGATGCTTTTGTAGTGGTGGCCTATGGGCAACTGCTATCGCCGCAGATCCTAGCCATGCCGCGACTGGGATGCATCAATGGGCATGGTTCCCTCCTGCCCCACTACCGAGGGGCTGCACCTATCCAGTGGAGTTTGGTGCAGGGAGAGGTGAAAACTGGCATCACCACCATGCAGATGGATGTGGGGATGGATACGGGCGCTATGTTGCTGAAAGCTACCACGCCCATTCATTGGTGGGATACGGCGGCGACGGTGGGCGATCGCCTGTCCCACCTAACGGCTGATCTGCTGATCGAGACGCTACTGGGGCTAGATGCCGGTACTCTGGAGGCGATCGCCCAGGATGATGACCAAGCCACCTATGCACCGCTAATTCAAAAAACTGACTACGACCTAGACTGGTCTAAGAGTGCGATCGCCCTTCATAACCAGATCCGTGGCTTCTTTCCCAACTGCGTCACCGAGTTTCGGGATCAGCCCCTCAAAATCCTGCGTACCATTCCTATCCCGCTGCCTAGTGACGACATGCCGGATGAGTTCGCTGGCCTACCGTCCCAACTCGCCTCGTTAGATATTGCTGCTGCCAGCCAAACTAGCCAACTCGGCGATATTGTTGCCATCCTCAAAAAAACCGGCCCCATCGTGCAGACGGGAGCCGGTTGGTTATTGCTGTATCAAGTACAGCCCGCTGGGAAGAAGCCTCAGTCGGGTTGGGACTTTGCCAATGGATCGCGGGTGATGCTGGGCGATCGCTGCCTCTCCCGTGATCTGACTAAAGATTAGCGGTGTAATACCTAGCGATTAAACGAAGACCCTAGAATGCGCGGTTGTTCCACAGCATCCCGGAATTCGGCAACGTCATCACCGTAGGCGATCGGCAGCACGCACTCCACGTTTTCGTGGGGGCGGGGGATAATCACCCAAGATTCTAGAGCGCCCCCGTAGACGGTTTCGACGGCAGCAATGCCGGCCTCCATCGCCGCCTTGACTTCCGACACATCTCCACGAATATTCACGGTAAACCGGGCACTTCCCACCCGGATATAGCCCACCAAGGTGACACGCCCAGCTTTCACCATCGCATCCGCTGCCGCCAGCACTGCGGGAAATCCCTTCGTCTCAATTGATCCAACCGCAGACAATGACATGTATGCTCTCCTAACCATCGATAAACAATGCTGGTGGGCCTGCTTCTATCCCCACCGACGGCGCGAATAGTTTGTATAGACTCAACTCAATTCTACGGGCCTACGTCCCCAAAAACCCGGGACTTGTTGACCAGATAATCGGTTGAACGATAACAATTTATAAGCGCTGTGTATAGTTTTATTTATGCCTATGCCAAGGGCTTAATAGACTCGGAAGGCTTCGACTTGATCGGTGTAGTGGATGGGCAAGACTGACACAATGTTTTCCGGCGGATTCGGCACGGTGTAGTGGGTCATAATTTTGCCCCCGAAGCAAGCTTCTCCCGCTTCTAGCCCGGCTGCCATGGCAGAGGCTACCTCCGAAACGCTGCCACGAATGGCAATGTAGAAGTTTCCCCGCTCTGCCTTATCAAAATACACCAAGGTCACGCGCCCTGCCTTGAGCATGGCGTCGGCCGCTGCTAAGGTTGCTGGAAACCCCAACGCTTCAATGACCCCCACGGCTTGTGGCATTGCATCGTCTCCTTCAAGACATAAAACGTAGACAGGCGATCGCCTGCAGCCTTTCACTATACCTTGATCAAGCCCGGTTGCGCGATCGCTGCAATGACTCGTATACATCCCGAGTCTGGCTGTGACCATTGGTAATGGCATTCCCGAGGGTTGCCCCAACAGAGGTTGAGATAGACCTCGGTGCGAGCTGCTTCCAGTTCTGCCCATTCGGTTTGGTGAATCCATTGCTCCACTTGGTCGGGCGTTGCTGGCTGGGGATCATGGCCGGCCAACCAAAATGACATGCCCTGGGTCACCCGTTGCCAAAACTGCAGCACCGCCGCCGTTGCCTCAATCAGAATCTGCTTATCGTCTGGAATGGCGATGAGCTGGCTATGGAGTTCCGGCGATCGCAAGCTTTGGTCACGGAACTGATGGGTGCGCCAGATTAGCCCAGACACCTGATGTTCAAGCTGGTATTGATGAATTTGTCCTTGGAAGTCTCGGTAGCCAAACACTTTGCTCAACTGTCCTGCCCCGATCGCCTTGGCCACAACGGGGTTATCCAGCCGTTTCTCCGACGACAGCAGGAGCCGCTCTCCTTTCCAATGCGCTCGCAGCTCTTGATCGAGAATCTCGATGAGGTCTTGAGTGGTGTAAGGCATGGACGCAGGTGTACAGCAACAACAATGGGATGATAGGCGGACGATCACTGGGAGATAGCTGGGACGCTACATCAGTGGCGATCGCCCCCTGAGCCTATTCTACGAGGGTCATCCAGAGAGTGAAATTCCTGGGCCATTTTCCCGTACAGTGATGATACTGGCAGGTCAAAAGGTTCCACTTGCACATTCGGATTGGCACGGATATCGTTCTCATCTCTCGCGTCAGATCACTGTTTGAGCGCTTCGGCGATCGCTTCCTTCAACGCGTGTATACCATCGCCGAACAAGAGGAATTTCACCGTCGCTGCGCTGAGCGGCATCCTTCGGAGAATGCCATCGGCTTCTTGGCGGGGCGCTGGGCAGCCAAAGAAGCGGTTGTTAAGGCTCTTGGTACCGGATGGCGCGGAGTTCGATACACTGACATTAGCATTGGCCTCCAGCAGAGCGGAGCACCGGCTGTTATGCTGACGCCAACCCCCCAAACCCAACCTTGGCTTCAAGGTAGTTGGCAGCTTAGCCTAAGCCATGATGGCGACTATGCGATCGCCACCGCTCTTTGGAGTGGAGACCTGCCCCAGGAGTCCCTCCATGCCCCCTCGGGGGCTACCAACCCATATCCTTCGGGAGATGTTTAGGTGGGATGGTCATCCATCTAGGTTTCGATCTAGTCTTTAGCTCTTAGAGAAAGACGGCTCATCAGACCCTCAATGAGCGATCGTGGCCGACGACTGTACTATAGCTCTAAGCTACCCATGCGATCGCTTTCCCTAGAGTCTACCGAACGATCTACCAACATTGCTGTCTTCGATCCTTGACTAGGTCGAGATACGCTGACTCAACTAACGGATGATGTCATCCTAGCGTTCATCTATCGCCGGTCTAGCCCCCGTCTCTACCGTGCCCATTCATCCCACAGCGGTCATTGCTGATCGTGCCTTCAGACTCTATCTCCACCGTCGTGATTCATGGCGACCCAATTGCTAGTCAACCTAAACTTGAATGAGCACTGAAACCTATCTTAATCATCCAACCTTTGGACTGCTGTTTAGAGTGTGCCTAGTTGACAGCAGCCAAGAGCTCTTTGCTACGCTATACGCCCAGCGCCTGTTTTTTGTGGTCAAAACGGCAGCCGGCGGCTTGCAGTTTGATCCCATTGGGCGTAGCGATGCCCGTATTCTGGTTGAAAATCGTCTGCGCAGCCTTCGACGGGAAGGAGCCTTGAAAGACTATCAACTGCTCCAAAAAATCCATAAGCAGACGTTCCAATAGTGAATCTAGTGAATCTATGACTCGGTTGTCCTTGAGCGGCTCTCTACCCGATCGCATAGCCCAGCTTCGCCAAACCCTTCCCCCCCATGTGCGTCTCGTGGCTGTGACCAAGCAAAAGCCGGTCGAAATGATTCGCGCGGCCTATGCGGCTGGGGTGCGAGATTTTGGGGAAAACCGGGTGCAAGAAGCTGAGGAAAAACAGGCCCAGCTCGCCGACTTACCAGACATCACCTGGCATTTGTTAGGGCACTTACAAACCAATAAGGCCCTCAAGGCCCTTGAGCACTTTCACTGGATTCACTCCCTGGATAGCCTCAAGCTAGCGACCCGGCTGAATCGCCTGGCCGAAGAGCGATCGCTCCGTCCTACGGTGCTACTGCAGGTGAAATTTCGTCCGGATCCCAACAAGTATGGCTGGGATCCTTTAGAGCTCCAGTCCGACCTTCCGGCTCTAGATCAACTGTCTCACTTGGCGATCGCTGGCATGATGACCATTCCGCCTTTGGGGCTTTCTGAGGCAGAAACATTGGCCGTATTTCAAGACGCCCAGCAGTTTTTTCAAACGGTGCAGCAGGCGGGGTATCGCAACCTTGCCTTCCACCATCTTTCTATGGGCATGTCTGACGACTATCCCCTAGCTATTCAAGCTGGAAGCACGGTCATTCGCCTCGGCCGCGTGTTGTTTGGCGATCGCCCCTAAGACTACCATCGGCAGTTTGGGTGATTGGGGGAGGTGAAGCGCGATCGCCTCAATCCTCATCGCCTCAATCCTAAAGATATCTATCGATAGCGTTAAAAGCTGGACAAAACTGAAATCGCCCCCTAGACTTGGCGTAATGGCTAGGTATCAATCTAGTCCAAGCGTTGTTCTATCCCCTGAGATCGGCGCAAGGAATGGATTCCAAGTTAGGTTCTCTCCTGTTTTCATCTTGTCCTGAGTCTGTGAAATACCCTTGTAACTTGGTATGGGCGGATGTCTAGCCTGTTTGGCAGGGGTGAGCGATCGCTTTTCTGGATGATAGGGTCTATCCCTACTGCCCAATAACGCATAAATCGTTTAGGATTAGGACGCGAAACACCACTAGGAAATCCGCCGGACAATCACCTCAAATTCTTGAATCGTGGTTTGTTCGGATCAATGGCTAGGGATGTTCAAGAGCGATTAAACCCTGGGACTGCCATCGGCTTGATGAAGGCCAGTGGCGGTGGATTACGTCAAGACGGTATGAGGCACCTTGGGGCCTGTCCCTAACCATGCTAGGTTTGGCGTTGGGATAGAGCAAAAGTTGTTGATTAGACCATGTTCAACTTCTTTTAATCAATCCACGTTAAAGATAGTTATTGCCTGCCTTTCTTGTCTCAGTCTCATAGGGCGATCGCTCCATGGGATGCCCCATGAACCATGAGTCTCACGCCCTAAAGTATTGGGGTCAAATTCAGGGCAATGGTCTCAAAAGCCGCCTCCATTCAGTGCCCAAAGCTTGAAGTTTTAAACTTGTCGTTTTACGGTTTTGCCTTTACAAAAGTAATGTATACTGATGACGCAAATCCAAGAGGCGATGGGCAGGGTGCTCTGGCTGGCAGGGATGAGTTCCATATAAACCATTTATAAAGCTCTGATCCCAGTTTCTTTCGCAGAAGCGTCTCTCACGTTCAATCGATAGCTTTCGCACGTAAAGGTATAGTTTGACGTAGGGCTGGGCATAAGTTTTCTTAGTTGATCTTAGATTGCGATGGAGCGTAAACAGTGAACAGCATATTCACTAAGCTACGAGACTTTGTTGGTCTGAATGACCCCGGAGACTACGAGTACGAGTACGAAGAAATGGATAGCGGTGAAGAGTACCAAAATCTTTACCAGCAAGAAAATAAGGAGACGGTTGCAGAGGACTCTCCGCGTCGCCGTCGCCTGCGTGAACGGTCAATCATTTCATCTGGTGAGATAGGAACAAGTTCCACTATGAACTCTGCTATGAACAATGTGATTGGTATGCCTGGCGCTGCGAACGGAATGTCTGAGGTGGTGGTCATGGAGCCTCGCACCTTTGAGGAAATGCCTCAAGTCATTCGCGCCCTGCGGGAACGCAAGTCGGTGGTTCTTAACCTAACCATCATGGATCCAGACCAAGCTCAGCGAGCCGTTGACTTCGTCGCTGGCGGCACCTATGCCATTGACGGTCATCAAGAGCGGATTGGTGAAAGCATCTTCCTGTTCACACCGAACTGTGTGCAGGTTAGCACCCAGGCCGGCAACCTTGGCGACCTAACGGGAGCTCAGCCCCAGGCTCGTCCAGTTGCTCGCCCCACGGCTCCAACCCCAGCTTGGGCCACGGAAGCACAAACTCGCATGGCATAATGCCGTTGATTGTTTACCATCCGTCATCCAATTAAGATCGTTGAGAGTTGGGGGGAAAGTCTCCCATCTCTCACCCCTTAGCCAGCCTCTAGAAAGGCACCGTGAGGATCTCATGGTGCCTTATAATTTTTGGGGTTATGACAAAGGAAGT from Leptolyngbya sp. CCY15150 encodes:
- the fmt gene encoding methionyl-tRNA formyltransferase; the encoded protein is MKIVFFGTPDFAVPSLARLLQHPDLQVCGVVTQPDKRRGRGKSLSPSAVKALAVEHQLPVWQPRRLKKDPQTLGELAALNADAFVVVAYGQLLSPQILAMPRLGCINGHGSLLPHYRGAAPIQWSLVQGEVKTGITTMQMDVGMDTGAMLLKATTPIHWWDTAATVGDRLSHLTADLLIETLLGLDAGTLEAIAQDDDQATYAPLIQKTDYDLDWSKSAIALHNQIRGFFPNCVTEFRDQPLKILRTIPIPLPSDDMPDEFAGLPSQLASLDIAAASQTSQLGDIVAILKKTGPIVQTGAGWLLLYQVQPAGKKPQSGWDFANGSRVMLGDRCLSRDLTKD
- a CDS encoding carbon dioxide-concentrating mechanism protein CcmK; this encodes MSLSAVGSIETKGFPAVLAAADAMVKAGRVTLVGYIRVGSARFTVNIRGDVSEVKAAMEAGIAAVETVYGGALESWVIIPRPHENVECVLPIAYGDDVAEFRDAVEQPRILGSSFNR
- a CDS encoding carbon dioxide-concentrating mechanism protein CcmK yields the protein MPQAVGVIEALGFPATLAAADAMLKAGRVTLVYFDKAERGNFYIAIRGSVSEVASAMAAGLEAGEACFGGKIMTHYTVPNPPENIVSVLPIHYTDQVEAFRVY
- the acpS gene encoding holo-ACP synthase, with the translated sequence MHIRIGTDIVLISRVRSLFERFGDRFLQRVYTIAEQEEFHRRCAERHPSENAIGFLAGRWAAKEAVVKALGTGWRGVRYTDISIGLQQSGAPAVMLTPTPQTQPWLQGSWQLSLSHDGDYAIATALWSGDLPQESLHAPSGATNPYPSGDV
- a CDS encoding transcriptional coactivator PipX, whose amino-acid sequence is MSTETYLNHPTFGLLFRVCLVDSSQELFATLYAQRLFFVVKTAAGGLQFDPIGRSDARILVENRLRSLRREGALKDYQLLQKIHKQTFQ
- a CDS encoding YggS family pyridoxal phosphate-dependent enzyme — protein: MTRLSLSGSLPDRIAQLRQTLPPHVRLVAVTKQKPVEMIRAAYAAGVRDFGENRVQEAEEKQAQLADLPDITWHLLGHLQTNKALKALEHFHWIHSLDSLKLATRLNRLAEERSLRPTVLLQVKFRPDPNKYGWDPLELQSDLPALDQLSHLAIAGMMTIPPLGLSEAETLAVFQDAQQFFQTVQQAGYRNLAFHHLSMGMSDDYPLAIQAGSTVIRLGRVLFGDRP
- a CDS encoding cell division protein SepF — encoded protein: MNSIFTKLRDFVGLNDPGDYEYEYEEMDSGEEYQNLYQQENKETVAEDSPRRRRLRERSIISSGEIGTSSTMNSAMNNVIGMPGAANGMSEVVVMEPRTFEEMPQVIRALRERKSVVLNLTIMDPDQAQRAVDFVAGGTYAIDGHQERIGESIFLFTPNCVQVSTQAGNLGDLTGAQPQARPVARPTAPTPAWATEAQTRMA